A stretch of DNA from Ricinus communis isolate WT05 ecotype wild-type chromosome 4, ASM1957865v1, whole genome shotgun sequence:
ACTTCAGGACAGTGCAAACTGCTGAAAACAGAACACATGTTAACCCTGTAATTCTACAGTCGAACTATATAACGTTTAACTCCAAAATTTGGCAACAAGTGCAGCAATTCTCAACAAAAACAGGTCAAGATTAAGGGATGGACGTACCCAAAACTCCAACCTGCATTTTTCAAGCTTCTTTCCTTGTTATTCTGTtaatttagagaaaaaaaacaaaacaattaGTAAGATAGGTCCTCAGTCCTCGCCTTGGCAAGAAAATGCAAAGGAGCCTCAACTCTTAGTACTCAATGGTACAAGTAAACACATCTTCAGAAtcaactaaattgaaaatgtaAGCAAATGGCCAATCCAACGTGATGCGAAGTCTGTCTAGAATTGAGGTTGAACTGCTTTTCTGGAGAAGCATCCTTTTTGacattgcaaaagaaaataaaaatacggTGCTAGACGTGGCTAAAATGGTGTTTTTCTCAACAGACCAATCTCACTTGAAATAAACCAGCTATGGTTTCTAACTTTTAACTGAAACAGGACAACCTCAAACCTTAATTTGGGTTCTAATAACGTCCAAATAAGATAGGACTACCTCAAACCTTCCTTCTGAAGATTCAAGTCCCaaaacaatgaaagaaaaactgaACCAGGCAGCTTATGATAAAAAGATCCATTTTCAATGCATGTCGTAGAACAAATTCTTACCTGAAGCAATTAATGCCCAAGGCTGTCGTGATTTCATGAATGACAGATGTTGCAAAGTGTAAATAGAGTCCCACTGAAGCAAGAAGAGAATTATGAGAGATAAATATAAGACCACAACAGCATACTACAagagctatatatatatatatatatatatatatatgtccaAAGGATTTTCAACGGGAAAAAAATTCACTGCATATTATCAATATACATAAGTTCATAAAACATGGTATAAGCATCGTGCCTGTAAATAAACAGTAACCAAGTAGAACCCAGAACTCATCAACCAAAGGAACTCTGCAAGAAAAGAGGTGATTGCGAAATTACCATCAAGCCTATTcattaaaactcaaacaatgtTTGATTACCCGCtgtataattaaattaccACATACCCATCATTAAGTCTGGCTGTTAAGGCGTTTGCAATGGCAAATGGTAGATATAATAAAGACTGCagaaattaagaaacaaagaaCTTAATCATTGGTTTCAATCAATAATTACCCAAATAAATGATTATCATAAATCTTCACAAATGGAACactagaattaaaaaatgcaGCAGAGATTATTTTAAGaggataaaaatatatcactgaATGACCCCTGAACCCTGCCTGATACTGGTGCGATCACCATAAGCATTCATTAGAAAGCTCTCGTAGATGCATGAAAAATTTGTTAAGAACTACTCTGCAGTACATGGACTATAATCAATGAGTCATGGGGTGTATCTGACGCATTTTTTGTGCACTATGCCAGTTCGGACAAGGAACAACATGTGTTTCACATTTCCATACAATATCCAAAAActagaaaaaggagaaaaaaaactaCTTGCCAGATAGTTTTTACATTATTGCATATAAGCAACCTCTGGTATTACTGAATGATTTTTAGATTAGAGAATTCAAAACTACATACCATGCACATATTAGTTTTCAATCCCTTTGGTTCATCACACAAATGGGCCAGAATCATCCTCCCCTGTCAAAACAAACTTTCTTCAGCACAACATTCACAGTTAATTGTCTACTACCAAACtctgtgttaatttataaaagaacaaCATGAATGCAAAGTTACCAATGATCAATGAAGGTGCATTATTTTATCTGACCAAAATCTGCCTGAAACAATGAGGTTAAAAATCAACCCTAACCCAATCTAAACTTCAAGAATTTAGGACAGGTGGGCTTGTAACTGTAAAcaacctaaaataaatttaacctGAATTTTTAAGTTGTAAGATAATACCAAACATGGAAAacgtaaaaaaaaaaaattaaaatcaaacagCCTCCAAAAAGTTCCTCAGACTTCATTGACTAGATGACTTGTAACCCAAACCAAAACTAATGAGTTGGGGGTTAGGGTTTGACATGAACCTGAATAATGCAAACATGAAACAACCCAACCAGAAATACCTGAACCTGCCTGATCCGACCCAACTCTATATGCTGAACTGACCAAAGCTACatatgcaaaaagaaaaaaaattgcattgctataaatttaattttatgccAAGACCACAAACCCATATATAGAAGTGATTCCATGCACAAGTTCCCCAgacttaatttttctaattcttcCTAGTTATGCCTGCTAAATCTCTAATTCTCCTTGACATCAGATTGAATAAGACACAGTAATGTGGTTCCAATTCAACCAAAATGGGAGGTGCACACCATGTGCAAGAATTCGTGATCATGCAGGAGAACTTTTTCCATTCATGACTTTGTGCATGAGTCCACAACAAAGTGCACATGGTAGCTATTTAGAGATTACTTATATTCGTAAGGTTAAGCATGTAACTAATCAGCATCATATTGCTGCCACGTTCAAAAGCATAGAGCCCATAGTATTTTCCTGAACAATATTGGTATGAATACTTCTGTAGAAGATGTAGTTACAAATATTGTATATGCTTACTACTCTGCCTATTAAATCTCCACAAGGTTTCCTTGACATCAAGATTGAATAAGGCATGGTAGCAGTTACAATTCAAACTACTTCTAAAATGGCAGGTGCACGCGCAAGAATTCGTGAATATGCAAATGTACCTCCTTCCATTCATGACCTATGCATGAGTCCGTAACAAAGTGCATATAGAAGCTACTTAAGAGGAAATTTATATCCATAAGGCTAAGCATGTAATTAATCAGCACCAAGTGCCACATAAAAGCTATTTAGAAGAAATTTAGACCCAAGGTTAAGCATGTAAATAATCAGATAATGCTGCCACATTCAAGAGCATAGAGCCAGTAGTATTTTCTGAAGAATTTTGGTGTGAATACTTCTGTAAGaaaatgtaattataaatGTGATATATGCCTACTGCAGCCGGTCCACTTGAAATAACTCACAAGCTCGTGATCCATGTGAAGAGGGCAATTTCCTTAACATGGAAAAGCTACTGATTATAGAATATTTACATTATAATGAGAACATGTTCAGAAACTACACAATATacgaattaaaaattaacaatgtAACTGAaagggaaaaggaaaaaaagcaTCTTACCACAAGAAAACCAAATGCAAGTCCAGTTCCAAGGATAACTAAATGAGGATAACTTTCCATTAAATTAGATGGAGACAAATAATCCCTGCAGAACATGCAAGATCCTCAATAGAAAGAAATACGCAACTCAACAAGTGATATGAGCATGATAATGTAGCAAGTTGAGACATACCACACCAAGACGCCTCCCATAAGCACAACAAAAGGGTAAAGCTGATAAgaataaagaagaataagacATCTAGAAGCATAATATAATAGAGAAATGGATGTTCCAAAGGTTGCAGATATACCATGGCTAATGCCAGTAACATGCTGCCTTTTCTTGCTTGAACAACCTTGTAGACATTGGACACGCTGCAGATAAACATTGCAGACATAAGGAAATCCAACCTGACTCTGAACTAACAGCTCTAGTTCTAGCATACATACGAGCACTGATGAAATATTATGGGAGTAAATCTCTATAAGACCTTTTACGTTAACCATTTGGGCATGTGCAAACGACACTAATCTAAATTCAAGCCCATATTACAATAGCAAAAGCCTCCCTCACAGCACACCCACCAATCCAACGCAtagacagagagagagagacaaaggagaaggaagaaagaaaaaagaaaatctggCATCAATTTCATATACATAAGAGAAAAGGATAGAATATACAATTTAAACTCCCttccacaatttatcttaacctCATAAAGGAACACGTAACCATAAACAATCTTGGCATGGAGAACCAATCTAGAAGTTCAGATGAGGCACAAAACATCATATATATGATAGTCAAAGTAAACTACCACAAACTAGTCACACAAGTAAATTGCAAATTTCAACtgtttcataaaattttgagtGCTTACTTGAATGCAATTGTTGGCATAACAGCAAAAGCTATCATTAAATAGAGCACAGCTTTGTAGGTTTGGATTTCTGAAGTCAAGAAAGACGAAAAGGGTAAGTCAAATGTTATGTCCAACAACTATGAAACATATGACAGCAGGATAGTTTAAAGGTGAGGAGAGAGAATATAAAAGGCACCTGAAAAAGTAATAAAGAAGTATTTATTGGCAATTATAAACAGCAATGTATAATGCCAAAAGCAATCAATAGAAAACTCAGAAATCATTGAGCAGTAAAGCATATAAAGGGTGAATAGAAACTTACTGACAATATAATTTGAGTTCTTAAcacattaaaaaacaaaaagaaattaaaatgagaCTGTAACACGAAAAACCAATTTGAGTGACACAACATACTCgtaaaagaaacagaaatgCAGGACATGTCATATGAAATATGTACTATAGGCAAATAAAGATACCAATGAATTGACAATTCTTACCACTGATAAATGGCACCCAATTCAGAAAGGGAAAAGACTTTCCAAAGTGCTGGGGCCACCATTCAGCAccttaagaaaagaaaacaacaaagtTAACATCtacgagagagagagagagagagagagagagagaagggggGGGAAGGGAGGGAAACTGAGGTAATAATATGCAATAAAAGAAACTCCAAAACcccatatataaattattttaactgtGGCACAGGAATCAGAAAAAGCATACCAACTAATGCAGTGAAAAAATGAGCAACGTATATTAGCATCAGCCCCTCAGTAGGTCCATTAACAGCAGGAAGAATCAGAGTATTTGTAAAGAAGCTGGATCAAGGGAAGTAATTTTTCAAGTCAGCACAATATCTAAAAGCTACAGAGGAAACTTCTACAAAAGAAGCATTATGAGAAACCAAAACAATTTAGTCaggtaagaaaaagaaaaaaaacacacacacaaaCAAGAGCAGGTTG
This window harbors:
- the LOC8264528 gene encoding choline/ethanolaminephosphotransferase 1; translated protein: MGYIGTHGVAALHRYKYSGVDHSYVAKYVLQPFWTRFVNFFPLWMPPNMITLTGFMFLLTSALLGYIYSPHLDTAPPRWVHFAHGLLLFLYQTFDAVDGKQARRTNSSSPLGELFDHGCDALACAFESMAFGSTAMCGRDTFWFWVISAVPFYGATWEHFFTNTLILPAVNGPTEGLMLIYVAHFFTALVGAEWWPQHFGKSFPFLNWVPFISEIQTYKAVLYLMIAFAVMPTIAFNVSNVYKVVQARKGSMLLALAMLYPFVVLMGGVLVWDYLSPSNLMESYPHLVILGTGLAFGFLVGRMILAHLCDEPKGLKTNMCMSLLYLPFAIANALTARLNDGVPLVDEFWVLLGYCLFTVGLYLHFATSVIHEITTALGINCFRITRKEA